In Marinobacter sp. M3C, the genomic stretch CCATCGACACCGCATCGGCACCCATTTCCATCAGCACATCTTCGAGCTGATCGGCGCTGTCTGGGTCAGCCGAAATCTTTAATTGTATCCAGGGCATGGTGCTTCCCGCATTGTCGACGCAGGACTCAGTCCCGAATCAGTTTTTCAAGGTAATGTATGGTGAAGTCTACCTGTTTAAAGCCGCCATCGCGCACCAATCTGCGGTGCAGCGGCTGATTGGTTTTAATGCCTTCAACCACCATCTCGTCGAGGGCGTTTTTCATGCGCCGGCGCGCTATTTCGCGGTCGTCACCCCAAGTGATCAGTTTGGCGATCAGCGAATCGTAGTAGGGCGGCACGGTGTAACCACTGTAAAGGTGCGAATCCACCCGTACACCGTTACCGCCGGGCGCATGAAAATGCTTCACTTTACCGGGGCTAGGCACAAAAGTTTGGGGGTCTTCTGCGTTGATCCGGCACTCGATGGCGTGCCCGGTAATCTTGATGTCGTCCTGCGTGTACTGCAACGGCAGGCCGCTGGCGATACGCAGCTGTTCGCGCACGATATCCACGCCGGTCACCATTTCCGATACCGGGTGTTCAACCTGCACCCGGGTGTTCATCTCGATGAAGTAGAAACCACCGTCCTGATACAGAAATTCGAAGGTGCCGGCACCCACATAGCCAATTTCCTTACAGGCATCAACACAGGCTTTCAGGGTTCTTTCCCGGGCTTCGGGGTCAATACCTGGCGCCGGCGCTTCTTCCAGCACTTTCTGGTGACGGCGCTGAAACGAGCAGTCGCGGTCGCCCAAATGAATACAGTTGCCATGCATGTCGGCCAATATCTGTATTTCAACGTGACGCGGGCGTTCAAGGAATTTTTCAAGATACACGGTCGGGTCGCCAAACACGCTGCGCGCTTCGGTCTGGGTAATCTGTACGGCCTTAAGCAATGCCGCTTCCGAATGCACCACCTGCATGCCGCGACCACCGCCGCCCGATGCGGCTTTAATAATCACCGGGTAGCCGATTTTTTTAGCGACTCTAAGAGTCAGGTCGTCGTCGTCGGTTAGCGCGCCGTTAGAACCTGGAACCGTTGGTACGCCTGCACTGATCATGGCGTTGATGGCCGACACTTTGTTGCCCATCAGCCGAATGGTCTCGGCTCTGGGGCCGATAAAGCGGAACCCGCTTTTTTCGACCTGCTCGGCAAAGTCGGCGTTTTCCGCCAAAAAGCCGTAACCGGGGTGGATGCCCACTGAGTCGGTTACTTCCGCTGCGCTGATGATGGCAGGGATGTTCAAATAGCTGTCGGTCGGGCTGTTGGGGCCGATACAGACGGTTTCATCGGCTAAGCGCACGTGCATCAGGTCGCGGTCGACCTTGGAGTGCACGGCTACGGTTTTGATACCTAATTCTTTACAGGCGCGCAAAATCCGCAGGGCGATTTCACCGCGGTTTGCGATCAATACTTTTTCTAACATAGCCATGGCTCACAATCACCGGGTTCAGGAAATGACGATCAGAGGCTGGTCAAACTCCACCGGCTGGCCGTTTTCGACCAGTATTTCGGTGATGGTGCCACTTTTGTCAGCTTCAATCTGGTTCATCATCTTCATCGCTTCCACGATACAGATAACATCACCGGCTTTGATGGATTGGCCCACGGCGATGAATTCCGGCGCGGTAGGCGATGGCGCACTGTAGTAAGTGCCCACCATAGGTGAATTAATGGTATGGCCCTTGGGCGCTGCAGGCTTGCTTTCATGGCCAACCGGGCCCGGTGCTTCCGGTGCTGGTGCGTACATAGGCGCGGCATGCTGTGGTGCCATGTGACTAACGTAATGCGTGCCGGCTGGCTGCTCACGGCGGCGCGAGATACGCACGGAATCATCGCCCTCGTGAATTTCCAGTTCTTCGACGTCGGATTCGTCAAGCAGTTCGATCAATTTCTTGATTTTGCGAATATCCATGATTTGTTCAGCCTCTTTTGTAAGGTCTAGTTAATGCGTTTGTTTGAGTGCGGCCTGAAGCGCCAGGTCATAGCCCTGGCTGCCGAGGCCGCAGATAACGCCTTTGGCGATATCTGAGAAATAGGAGTGGTGCCGAAAGGCTTCCCGCTGGTGCACATTGGACAGATGCACCTCAATGAACGGTATGGCAACCGCCAACAGCGCGTCACGCAATGCGACGCTGGTGTGGGTAAAAGCCGCCGGATTAAATAGAATATAGTCCACACCTTCTACCCTGGCGGCGTGAATGCGTTCAATCAATTCATATTCGGCGTTTGATTGCAGGTGGAGCAGATGATGGCCCGCGGCTGCAGCGCTGCTCTGTAGCCGCTGATTAATGTCTGCGAGAGTTTCGTGGCCATATACCTCAGGTTCGCGGGTGCCTAGCATGTTCAAATTTGGCCCGTGAAGCACGAGAATACTTGCCATAAAAACGAATACCTTTGTTTTACAGAATTGCCAAACTTAGCGACACAATGCGCCCATGGTGCGCACTTATGCTGCTCATATCAATACTTTTTGATAAATTTGGATGGTGATCAGGAGCCTTAATGTGACCTA encodes the following:
- the aroQ gene encoding type II 3-dehydroquinate dehydratase, with translation MASILVLHGPNLNMLGTREPEVYGHETLADINQRLQSSAAAAGHHLLHLQSNAEYELIERIHAARVEGVDYILFNPAAFTHTSVALRDALLAVAIPFIEVHLSNVHQREAFRHHSYFSDIAKGVICGLGSQGYDLALQAALKQTH
- the accC gene encoding acetyl-CoA carboxylase biotin carboxylase subunit, with protein sequence MAMLEKVLIANRGEIALRILRACKELGIKTVAVHSKVDRDLMHVRLADETVCIGPNSPTDSYLNIPAIISAAEVTDSVGIHPGYGFLAENADFAEQVEKSGFRFIGPRAETIRLMGNKVSAINAMISAGVPTVPGSNGALTDDDDLTLRVAKKIGYPVIIKAASGGGGRGMQVVHSEAALLKAVQITQTEARSVFGDPTVYLEKFLERPRHVEIQILADMHGNCIHLGDRDCSFQRRHQKVLEEAPAPGIDPEARERTLKACVDACKEIGYVGAGTFEFLYQDGGFYFIEMNTRVQVEHPVSEMVTGVDIVREQLRIASGLPLQYTQDDIKITGHAIECRINAEDPQTFVPSPGKVKHFHAPGGNGVRVDSHLYSGYTVPPYYDSLIAKLITWGDDREIARRRMKNALDEMVVEGIKTNQPLHRRLVRDGGFKQVDFTIHYLEKLIRD
- the accB gene encoding acetyl-CoA carboxylase biotin carboxyl carrier protein yields the protein MDIRKIKKLIELLDESDVEELEIHEGDDSVRISRRREQPAGTHYVSHMAPQHAAPMYAPAPEAPGPVGHESKPAAPKGHTINSPMVGTYYSAPSPTAPEFIAVGQSIKAGDVICIVEAMKMMNQIEADKSGTITEILVENGQPVEFDQPLIVIS